Below is a window of Hydrogenimonas sp. DNA.
AAAACGATGTGACCATCTGTTACAGGCGCGAAACCTTCAGGCGGGCCAACCCTACCAATCAGAGCGCGATAGCGAACGCTATAGCCCATGGAGAGGTGAAGCCCTATCTCGGGGTGAATATCGAGGGCCTGGAAGATGACAACGGGAAGGTCCGTGTCATTTTTGCCGAGAGGGAGCCGGAGAGTTTCGACAGGGTTGTGTACGCTATCGGCGGTACTACACCGAGTGCCTTTTTGCAGGGTTCAGGTATCCGTGTCGAAGATGGAAAACCTGTGCATGACGAGAACTACATGACGGATGTTCCGGGGCTATATGTGGCGGGAGATATTACACAGGAGTCTGGAGGCTCCATAGCCCTCGGACTGAATCACGGCTATGCGATAGCCCGCCATATTACCGGTCGGATGATATAAAGAGCCGTTGACGGGGTGATGAAACAGCAGTGAAAAGAGGGAGCCGGAGATAGTGATAGGCAAGGTGTTGGACCGATTCGTACCGCAAGAGAGTGTGCTTCACCGGTTTATGCGTGAACATCTGCTTGTCATGCTATGCAGGAAGGCTCCTGTGACAATGGGCGCCATAGTTGTCATGGCGACTCTGATTCTGGTGACTCTCCAACCCTTCACTAACCCTTACCTTATATGGGGATGGTACTTTTGTGTAACCATTCTGAGCCTGCTGCGTCTGTTCAAAGCAGTAAGCGGCTGTTCCGGGAGTGTGAAACCTCTGGATGAGCGTTACGCCTCATTCCGGAAAGAGGCTCTTTTGATGGCGGTGTTGTGGGGGGCTGCATCATTTGCCCTCTACCCGCAGGGAGAACCGCTGTATGAGGTACTGCTGGTTCTCTCTATTGTTATGATAGCCTCTGCAAGTGCGGCAAACCTGGCTGCCGACCGCGTTATAGCGGAGATCAATATCTACCTTCTGCTCTTCCCGGCCGCTATAAGGGTTATGATTGTCGGCGATCTTTTCCATGCCGTTCTTTCTGTTGCAATCGTTCTTTACGCTCTACTGCTAATAATGAGCATAAGGCAGATCGGGTCTCTCCTGCAGAAGGGGATCAGGCAGCATGGAGAACTCGGAGAGCTCCAGAGCAGGATGCGGATGCTGCTTGAGCAGACCCCTGCCGGAATATTCCACTGCGATACGGATTTGAAGATAGTGGAGTGCAACCGGGTCTTTACGGAGATACTTGGAGTCTCCAAAGAGGAGTTGATAGGGCTGGACCTTAACGGTATGAAAGACAGAAAACTTCTCGATATCATGAAGCGTGTACTGGGTGAAAAACGTACTCTCGGGTATAACGGCCCGTATACAAGTATGTTGAGCGGCAAAAAGATCTGGATAAGCGCAACAATCGCCCCGTTGATAGGTTCGGAAGGGGAGCTGGAAGGGGCCATTGGGGTTGTCGAGGATAAGACCAGGGAACATGAAGCACTTGAGAGAGCCGAGTTTCTGGCCTATCACGACCCTCTTACTTCTCTTCCAAACAGAAAGCTTCTCGGAGACAGATTCGACTCCCAGATAGCCCAGGCGGGAAGAAAAGGGCACTATTCGGCGCTCCTTTTTCTAGACCTGGACCGCTTCAAACATATAAACGATACATACGGTCACAATATCGGGGACGAGCTTCTGAAAGAGAGTGCAGCAAGACTCTTGAAAGTGCTTAGAAAAAGCGATACCGTTTGCCGTCTCGGTGGTGACGAATTCATTATATTCCTCCCGATGATAAGTGAAAATCTGACGGAGAGTGTCAACCATACTCTATTGGTGAGTCAGAAGATACACAAGACACTGGCCGAGCCGTTCTATATAGAGAAGCATACACTTCATGTATCGACGAGTATAGGGGCCGTAATGATCGGAACCAGGGGCGAGTCTTTGGATGAGGTTCTAAGGTGTGCCGATATCGCAATGTACCATGCAAAGAGGCTGGGAAGGGGTGTAACCAGTTTCTATGAAGATTTTATGGATGAGCAGATAAAAAAGAGTATTCGTATGGAGAAGGAGCTCGCAGATGCGATAGAGCAGGGTGAGCTGAAACTCTATTACCAGCCTATCGTAGATATATCAACCAACGAGGTAGTTGGAGCTGAAGCACTCTTGAGATGGGAGCATCCAAGCGGTATGACGATACTGCCTTCGGAGTTTATTCCCGTAGCCGAAGAGTCGCATCTGATCCACCGTATGGGTGAGTGGGTTATAAACAGCGTCTGCCTCGCACTGAAAAGGTGGGAGTCTGATGGTAGGAGTATCCCCCCGTATGTCGGCATAAACCTGAGCCCAAAGCAGCTGCGCTACAACGGATTTTTCGAACAGGCGTCAGGAATCATCGAAAGCTGCGGTATCGATCCCGGCAAGATCAAGTTCGAAATTACGGAGAATCTTCTTATCGAAGACAGTGAACTTGCCAGGGAGCTTATAGGGCGATTCAAAGCGCGGGGGATAGGATTTATAATCGACGATTTCGGTACGGGCTACTCATCCCTCTCCTACCTGAAGAAGTTTGAGTTCGAGGTGATCAAAATAGATAAATCATTTGTAGGCGATATATTGAAAGATAAAGGAGACATTGCACTCGTAAAAGCGATATTGGATATTGCCAAACAGTTCAACTATAGAGTCATTGCCGAAGGGGTAGAGAGCAGAGAACAGAGGGAAAAGCTGAAGGAGCTCGACCCCTCCATACTCTATCAGGGTTATCTCTACAGCCGGCCCCTGTGCGAGGCGGAGTTTTTAAAGCTGTTGGAGAAAACCGGTTAAAGATTCATCTTCTTCAGGTCACCATGGTATACGATATCTTCCGCCCTGATCGAGTCGTCGTTGAGCATTTCAGGAACATTCGGGCCTGTTTCCAGCTTTGAGCGCTCTTTTTCCAGCTCCTCTTCACTGTACGCCATCATCATATCGGCGGCGATCACATGTGGAACGGCCTGTATTTTTTTTACTTTCGCTATCTCCTCTCCCACATCTTCACCTTCGACGGTAACGATTATCTTCCCGATAGATTTGTCGTGAAAGTGGTAGTCGCAGAAGTCTGCGTTTTTGAGTGTTTCAACTACTTCGTCAACATATTCGCTTCTGACCTGTACTACGATGCTCGATATGTTCATGGTAACCTCCAAATTAAAATTTTGTTGTCGTCACTGGAGCTTATAAGCTCTTTGTCGTTTATGAAAATGATGGTATTTAGTGTAGAGTTCTGCCCTGTAAGGCGGTATTTCATCTCTTTGGTTGAGTTGTCGAAAATTCCTATATCGTTCTTTTCGTTTAGGCTGAAAGCGCTCAGAGAAGCATCCTTGTTCAAAGCTCCCGCATATACCAGAAAATCGGTTTCGTATATAGTCATACTGCCCGAAGGGAGCCTGTAGAGTACCGCCTTTCTATCTTGGCCGCAGGCCAATACGCTTCTGTTTTTATAATCGACCTTGAATACGTTGTCTTTGTTTCCCCCTTCGAGCTTTTTCAGAACTTTTCCGCTCTTTACATCGACTATATATACTATTCCCGACTCGCATGTGCTGGCCACCTTCGTATGATCTTCGTTCAACTGAAAGTCGGAGAAGACAGATAGACTCAGTTTGTTTCTGTAAAGCTCTTTTTTTGTAGAAATCTCAAACAGAATCAGCTCGTCGCTCATAGTGGCTATAAGCAGATGGTCGTCATCTACGAAGCGGACTTCTCTCATCGAGATATGGGCCTTTTTATCGAGCAGACGCTCCGTTTTTCCGCTCTCCCGTATATAGAGTATTCTCTCTCCCCCCTCATCCTGTACCAGAAGAAGAACTCTATTTCCGCTTCTGTCCACATCTACACCGAATACTTTCGGCTCTATCTCGTCTCCCATAAAGTCATGAATCTTTTTGAACTTGACTTCAGAAAGGAGTTTGCGGCTCTTCCAGTCGTAAACTTCCATCTTCCCCGCATCTGTAGCGGCGTAAAGTTTCTCTCCTTTTACAACTATCTCTACAACGTTGCCCTCCACCTCGATTGTTGCGTGCGGCTTTACGACTTCCGGTGCCGCAAAAAGCATCACGGAGGCGGCAAGCATCAGCCAGAGACTCTTCATCATCTATATTCCTTTCAGATCGATGTGATGTTTATTGCGCCGGACGGGCAGACAGGAATACACCATCCGCATCCCGTGCACCTCTTCGGATCGATTTCGGGCCTGAAGAGCCCGAGAAAAGCTATCGCATCCTCAAGGCACGGATCTTTGCAGCTGCTGCATATTGTATGGTGCCAGGCCATACACTTCAGAACGTCTATATCCACTTCTGCCTTTATGAAGTTTACACCTGCATCGCTTAAAACTCCCGCTTCACATCCCTTCATGCAGTCGTCGCAGAAGGTGCACCCTCTGCTTGAAAAAGAAAGTTCAGGCGTTCCGTCGCTTCCGATAGTTATTATCTCCTCTTCACACACTTTGGCACACTGTTTGTCTATACAGTCGGGACAGAGTCTGTGAAAAAGATCCGGGTCACTGTTGTATGGCGGTCTTATAGGCGCCCGTTTTTCTCTCTTCTCCCCTTTCAATGCCGAGGAGAGAGAGGCAAAAATGCCTCTTCTCCCTTCGTCTACCATCTTATTTGACACCTTCGTTGAGTGTGTCGATAAGGTTGGACTTGCTCTTTTCTGAGGGGTTTCTATAGTACGGCTCGAACGTGTTTTTGACAAGTGTCGGAACGTTCGCCTGCGGAACATGGCACTGAGAGCAGTTGAATCGCTGCTCGGCAAGGTGATCCAGCATCTTCTGGGTTCTGAAATCCATGAAGTGTGTCTTCGGAATCGGTGTGGCACCGACACTTTTGGCGACATCCGGCATATGGCATCCCAGGCATGCATTGTTGTCTTTTTTGATCGGAAGAAGTCCGTCTACACTGTGCGGGATCAGCGGAGGAGCGTTTTCATACGATCTCTGGAATCGCTCCGCGCTTCCCGGTGCGGCGGAGGTGTACTGCGCTCTTACCGGTGCAGTTGTCTGCTCTGTATAGAGGTTCTCTTTTCGAAGTCCGAGCTCCTCCTCTGTCACTATCGGAGCGTTGGCGGAGTTCAACTCCTGTTCATCCATCTGTACGGCACTCTCCGCGGTTTTGTTGGCACAGGCACTCATGCCCAGAACCAGCGCAGCTGAAAGCGCCATTAGAATCATCTTTTTCATCTCTTTTCTCCTTTGGCTTTACTTGTTGCAAAATCTCTAATACTAAACCCTAGTGCATCATCGTCGCACACTTCTATACAGCGTGCGCAGTTGACACATTCACCCATATTTACCGTCGTACTCTCTTTTCCTATCATAAAAAGCACTTCACTCTCCGGACAGACCTCTTTGCACTTCATGCAGAGTGTACAGTTGGGTTCATTGTGACGCACCCTTACAAGGCTGAAGCGGCCTATGAGCGAGTAGGCGCCGCCGAGCGGGCAGATGTGCCCGCACCACCCGTTTTTCACCCCGAAGAGGTCGAACAGAAAGATTGCGAGCAGCACTGCGCCTGTCATACCCATCCCGAAGATGACTCCCCGGTTGAAGATGGTTATCGGGCTTACAAGTTCGAATGCCGCTACTCCCGTAATCGCCGAGACGATCAGGGAGAGAACCAGCACCCAGTACCTGGCGTTGCGGCTGACCCACACTTTTCTCTCCGCCTTGTCGAGCAGAAGTTTACGTCTGAGCCAGTTGGCAAGGTCCGTCACCATATTTACCGGACAGACCCAGCTGCAAAACGCCCGCCCGCCTATAATGCCGTAAAAGATAACGACTATGGCCGCGCCGATAAAGACGTCTATCCCCATTACGGCACCTGCGGAAAGCATCTGCAGTATCGCGAACGGATCTGCAAGTGGCACGGTTTGAAAGAGCGTCGAGGAGCTCAGAGTTCCTGTCAGAACTTTCCAGCCGTACGCATTGGCGGAAAAGTAGAGGAAAAGCAGGCCTATCTGGGTCAAACGGCGCAATATTAGATAGCGCATTTTGAATATTTTACTCATCGAAAAGCCCCTCATCCATATTCAGGTAATCCTGAGCCCTCTTTTCACTGCGTTCCGTTTTTGTCTGCAGTTTGGAAAGATCGCGCTGCTTGATGCGCTCCTGATCCTTCTCACTCCACCCTTTTACGTAGTAGTCGCCGGGTTTACCCATCGCTACCTCTCTGGGCAGAACGAAAATAGCGGCCTTTTCGGTCACGCAGGCATGCTCGCACAAACCGCACCCGGTGCAGTGGTCGGCATGAACGATCGGAACCAGTTTGGCGTGTTTGCCGGTACGCTCGTTGCGTATGTAGTCGATCGTTATCGCCTCTCCCAGAATCGGGCATGCGCGGTAGCATGCGTCACACTGTATTCCCCAGTATGCGACACACGATTCGGTATCGATAACCGCCAGCCCCATCTTTGCCTTGTTTATGTCAAGGACCTCTTTCCCGTTCTCTTCACGCGATACCGACTTCTGGTCTAGCGCGCCGGTCGGGCAGACTGGCACACAGGGAATATCGGTGCACATATAGCAGGGAATATCCCTCGGAATGAAATATGGAGTGCCCATCGGCCTTCCGTCTCCCGGTTTGGCGATTATGAGCGTATCGTAAGGGCACGCCTCCGCACACTGGCCGCACTTGATGCACATGCGCAGAAAATCTTTTTCGGGCACCGCCCCGGGAGGGCGAAGCAGAAGCGGCGTAGCTTTCGCCTCTTCCACATATCCTGTCCATATGAGTCCACCGAGTGCCGATAGTCCGACACTCTGGGCCATAATGGTAAGGAATCGCCGTCTTTCGGTGATTTTGGGTTTGGTATCTCTCTTCGGATTTTGAGTGTTCAAAGACTCAATCCACCTTTACTTTTTAAATTTGCGACGGAACTGAAATATCTCCGTCAAGCCGCCTCGGGCCGGAGCCCGGACGGATTCAAATGTACTCTACGCTTTGTATATCTTGACCGCACACTTCTTGTAGTCTGTCTGTTTGGACATCGGGCATGTGTGGTCCAGGCAGACTTTGTTGATGAATACGCGCTCGTCGAACCAGGGAACGAATACCAGTCCTCTGGGCGGCCTGTTTCTTCCTCTTGTGTCGATATGCGCTTTGACCTTGCCGCGTCGACTCTCTATCCAGACCAGGTCGCCGTCTTTGAGCCCTTTCGCTTTCGCATCCTTCGGGTTCATGTAGCAAAGAGCCTCCGGCATTGCACGATAGAGCTCCGGAACACGCATAGTCATCGTACCGCTGTGCCAGTGCTCGATAACCCGGCCCGTACAGAGCCATGTGTCATAGTCATTGTCAGGTATCTCGGTCGGATCCATATATGGTCTGAAGAAGATCTTGGCCTTGTTCGGAAGAGATATCTTTCCTAGACTCGG
It encodes the following:
- a CDS encoding diguanylate cyclase/phosphodiesterase (GGDEF & EAL domains) with PAS/PAC sensor, translating into MIGKVLDRFVPQESVLHRFMREHLLVMLCRKAPVTMGAIVVMATLILVTLQPFTNPYLIWGWYFCVTILSLLRLFKAVSGCSGSVKPLDERYASFRKEALLMAVLWGAASFALYPQGEPLYEVLLVLSIVMIASASAANLAADRVIAEINIYLLLFPAAIRVMIVGDLFHAVLSVAIVLYALLLIMSIRQIGSLLQKGIRQHGELGELQSRMRMLLEQTPAGIFHCDTDLKIVECNRVFTEILGVSKEELIGLDLNGMKDRKLLDIMKRVLGEKRTLGYNGPYTSMLSGKKIWISATIAPLIGSEGELEGAIGVVEDKTREHEALERAEFLAYHDPLTSLPNRKLLGDRFDSQIAQAGRKGHYSALLFLDLDRFKHINDTYGHNIGDELLKESAARLLKVLRKSDTVCRLGGDEFIIFLPMISENLTESVNHTLLVSQKIHKTLAEPFYIEKHTLHVSTSIGAVMIGTRGESLDEVLRCADIAMYHAKRLGRGVTSFYEDFMDEQIKKSIRMEKELADAIEQGELKLYYQPIVDISTNEVVGAEALLRWEHPSGMTILPSEFIPVAEESHLIHRMGEWVINSVCLALKRWESDGRSIPPYVGINLSPKQLRYNGFFEQASGIIESCGIDPGKIKFEITENLLIEDSELARELIGRFKARGIGFIIDDFGTGYSSLSYLKKFEFEVIKIDKSFVGDILKDKGDIALVKAILDIAKQFNYRVIAEGVESREQREKLKELDPSILYQGYLYSRPLCEAEFLKLLEKTG
- a CDS encoding periplasmic nitrate reductase NapD — protein: MNISSIVVQVRSEYVDEVVETLKNADFCDYHFHDKSIGKIIVTVEGEDVGEEIAKVKKIQAVPHVIAADMMMAYSEEELEKERSKLETGPNVPEMLNDDSIRAEDIVYHGDLKKMNL
- a CDS encoding periplasmic nitrate reductase component NapL, producing MMKSLWLMLAASVMLFAAPEVVKPHATIEVEGNVVEIVVKGEKLYAATDAGKMEVYDWKSRKLLSEVKFKKIHDFMGDEIEPKVFGVDVDRSGNRVLLLVQDEGGERILYIRESGKTERLLDKKAHISMREVRFVDDDHLLIATMSDELILFEISTKKELYRNKLSLSVFSDFQLNEDHTKVASTCESGIVYIVDVKSGKVLKKLEGGNKDNVFKVDYKNRSVLACGQDRKAVLYRLPSGSMTIYETDFLVYAGALNKDASLSAFSLNEKNDIGIFDNSTKEMKYRLTGQNSTLNTIIFINDKELISSSDDNKILIWRLP
- a CDS encoding ferredoxin-type protein NapF, with product MVDEGRRGIFASLSSALKGEKREKRAPIRPPYNSDPDLFHRLCPDCIDKQCAKVCEEEIITIGSDGTPELSFSSRGCTFCDDCMKGCEAGVLSDAGVNFIKAEVDIDVLKCMAWHHTICSSCKDPCLEDAIAFLGLFRPEIDPKRCTGCGWCIPVCPSGAINITSI
- a CDS encoding nitrate reductase cytochrome c550-type subunit, which translates into the protein MKKMILMALSAALVLGMSACANKTAESAVQMDEQELNSANAPIVTEEELGLRKENLYTEQTTAPVRAQYTSAAPGSAERFQRSYENAPPLIPHSVDGLLPIKKDNNACLGCHMPDVAKSVGATPIPKTHFMDFRTQKMLDHLAEQRFNCSQCHVPQANVPTLVKNTFEPYYRNPSEKSKSNLIDTLNEGVK
- a CDS encoding polyferredoxin NapH, which translates into the protein MSKIFKMRYLILRRLTQIGLLFLYFSANAYGWKVLTGTLSSSTLFQTVPLADPFAILQMLSAGAVMGIDVFIGAAIVVIFYGIIGGRAFCSWVCPVNMVTDLANWLRRKLLLDKAERKVWVSRNARYWVLVLSLIVSAITGVAAFELVSPITIFNRGVIFGMGMTGAVLLAIFLFDLFGVKNGWCGHICPLGGAYSLIGRFSLVRVRHNEPNCTLCMKCKEVCPESEVLFMIGKESTTVNMGECVNCARCIEVCDDDALGFSIRDFATSKAKGEKR
- a CDS encoding ferredoxin-type protein NapG, with translation MNTQNPKRDTKPKITERRRFLTIMAQSVGLSALGGLIWTGYVEEAKATPLLLRPPGAVPEKDFLRMCIKCGQCAEACPYDTLIIAKPGDGRPMGTPYFIPRDIPCYMCTDIPCVPVCPTGALDQKSVSREENGKEVLDINKAKMGLAVIDTESCVAYWGIQCDACYRACPILGEAITIDYIRNERTGKHAKLVPIVHADHCTGCGLCEHACVTEKAAIFVLPREVAMGKPGDYYVKGWSEKDQERIKQRDLSKLQTKTERSEKRAQDYLNMDEGLFDE